Proteins encoded by one window of Synechococcus sp. WH 7805:
- a CDS encoding O-antigen ligase: MTGLVQRLASPWLDLLLPLSLLGLAWQRSGDPAGMIWILALWCSLKLLGNLPGQPAYAVLIGVLAVSVGAVIHPVSVAAPTDLILVLLAFAAGLRQSPAQWPLALWIVLCTVVVSLPFVEFDRLNGNLDVIPWSALRDRLPQEALRIQKITINRSGYLYGLLTLVGYGLFRWEARIWWSRGAALIGALSFVLAFGTGSRAALLFPILAVVVAELCWQRRRWVARHGRALAAAVLALCLVFNVALYAPFSPLANLNPSDAGRARVAQCFVLRSLQAGPDLFTGQGYDRVSDHCAGKVFLPGYTTGIPHAHNVFLQVLADQGLVSLVLLLIALGLTFQRLFQGLAGDQGPLCRLALACAVFILMSSLVESTLLKTSLQQVITGYILALAWMPGAALLKANVRTIAP; the protein is encoded by the coding sequence TTGACAGGATTGGTCCAACGACTGGCCTCCCCTTGGCTGGATCTACTGCTGCCGCTCTCGCTCCTAGGGCTGGCGTGGCAGCGCAGCGGCGATCCCGCGGGGATGATCTGGATCCTGGCGCTCTGGTGCAGTCTGAAATTGCTAGGGAACCTGCCGGGGCAGCCGGCCTATGCGGTGCTGATCGGCGTTCTGGCAGTGAGCGTGGGAGCTGTGATTCATCCGGTGAGCGTGGCGGCGCCCACCGATCTCATCCTGGTTCTGCTGGCGTTTGCTGCAGGCTTGCGCCAGTCACCGGCGCAGTGGCCCCTGGCTCTATGGATCGTGCTGTGCACCGTTGTGGTGTCGCTTCCGTTTGTGGAATTCGATCGCCTGAACGGCAACCTCGATGTCATTCCCTGGTCTGCCCTGCGTGATCGTCTTCCTCAGGAAGCCCTTCGCATCCAAAAGATCACGATCAACCGCAGCGGATACCTATACGGCTTGCTGACGCTCGTGGGGTACGGGCTGTTCCGCTGGGAGGCGCGGATCTGGTGGTCCCGTGGGGCGGCGCTGATCGGTGCGCTCAGTTTCGTCCTGGCCTTTGGCACAGGCTCACGGGCCGCGCTGCTGTTTCCGATCCTTGCCGTTGTTGTCGCTGAACTGTGTTGGCAGCGTCGCCGGTGGGTGGCTCGCCATGGCCGAGCTTTGGCGGCTGCCGTTCTCGCCCTGTGCCTGGTGTTCAACGTGGCGCTGTATGCCCCCTTCAGCCCATTGGCGAACCTGAATCCAAGCGATGCCGGGCGTGCCCGCGTGGCTCAGTGCTTCGTGCTGCGGTCATTGCAGGCGGGCCCTGATCTGTTCACCGGCCAGGGGTATGACCGGGTGTCGGACCATTGCGCCGGCAAGGTGTTTCTCCCCGGCTACACCACGGGCATTCCCCATGCGCACAACGTGTTTCTGCAGGTGCTCGCCGATCAGGGGCTTGTCAGCCTGGTGCTGCTGCTGATCGCCTTGGGGCTCACCTTTCAGCGCTTGTTTCAGGGATTGGCCGGGGATCAGGGGCCGCTGTGCAGGCTTGCTTTGGCCTGTGCTGTGTTCATCCTGATGTCGTCTCTGGTGGAATCCACCCTGTTGAAAACGTCCCTGCAGCAGGTGATCACTGGTTACATCCTGGCTCTGGCCTGGATGCCTGGTGCGGCGCTTCTAAAAGCCAATGTCCGTACCATCGCCCCATGA
- a CDS encoding SIS domain-containing protein yields MNHSIPVVAENADQLDHSIVSALTRCLQEEAAAIAAAASQLSADEVEGALALLERCADRKAKLVITGVGKSGIVARKIAATFSSIGLMALYLNPLDALHGDLGVVAPDDVCLLLSNSGETAELLEVLPHLKRRGTARIALVGRADSSLARGSDVVLDASVDREVCPLNLAPTASTAVAMAIGDALAAVWMERRGISSADFALNHPAGALGKQLTMTVADLMIPVAQLPSITPTTPLPDVIGRLTQGAIGSGWVEDPAQPGRLLGLITDGDLRRALRDHGPERWPALTAGELMTADPITVSADILAVEAIQRMEHNRRKPISVLPVVDEHDGLHGLLRLHDLVQAGLA; encoded by the coding sequence ATGAACCACAGCATTCCTGTCGTGGCCGAGAATGCCGACCAACTTGATCATTCGATCGTGTCCGCACTCACCCGCTGCCTGCAGGAAGAGGCTGCCGCCATTGCGGCGGCGGCCTCTCAGCTGTCTGCAGACGAGGTTGAGGGAGCACTGGCCCTTCTGGAGCGCTGTGCTGACCGCAAGGCCAAATTGGTGATCACGGGGGTTGGCAAGAGCGGGATCGTGGCCCGCAAGATTGCCGCTACCTTCTCCTCCATCGGCCTGATGGCCCTTTACCTCAATCCCCTTGATGCCCTGCACGGGGACCTGGGCGTGGTCGCTCCTGACGATGTTTGCCTGCTGCTGTCCAACAGTGGAGAAACGGCAGAGCTTTTGGAAGTGCTCCCCCATCTCAAACGTCGTGGTACGGCCCGGATCGCCCTGGTGGGACGGGCCGACTCCTCCCTGGCCCGCGGCAGTGATGTGGTGCTCGACGCCTCCGTGGATCGGGAGGTCTGCCCTCTCAACCTCGCCCCCACGGCCAGCACCGCAGTGGCCATGGCCATCGGCGATGCCCTGGCGGCGGTGTGGATGGAACGGCGCGGGATTTCCTCAGCCGACTTTGCCCTGAACCACCCAGCCGGTGCCCTGGGTAAGCAGCTCACGATGACGGTGGCTGATCTGATGATCCCTGTCGCCCAGCTGCCATCGATCACACCCACGACGCCACTACCGGACGTGATCGGTCGCCTAACCCAAGGGGCGATCGGCAGCGGCTGGGTAGAGGACCCCGCCCAACCAGGCCGTCTGCTGGGACTGATCACGGACGGCGATCTGCGCCGAGCCCTGCGTGATCACGGTCCAGAACGTTGGCCAGCGCTCACCGCTGGCGAGCTGATGACGGCGGATCCGATCACGGTGTCGGCCGACATCCTGGCCGTGGAAGCGATTCAGCGCATGGAGCACAACCGTCGCAAACCGATCTCCGTGCTGCCGGTCGTGGATGAGCACGATGGCTTGCATGGTCTGCTGCGCTTGCACGATCTCGTCCAGGCCGGGCTGGCCTGA